One segment of Pelecanus crispus isolate bPelCri1 chromosome 2, bPelCri1.pri, whole genome shotgun sequence DNA contains the following:
- the LOC104032495 gene encoding epidermal retinol dehydrogenase 2 produces the protein MFNFRSILKILQFLKLLIFLFFENFILFIFPPCKKKTFAGEIVLITGSANGIGRQIALNFAPLGATLVLWDIDDEGNKETSRLAQKNGAKRVFAYHCDCSNREEVYEQADKVRKEVGDVTILINNAGILLGKKFCDIPDADFEKTLRVNFLSQVWTCKAFLPAMMTYNRGHLVSVASAAGLLGVHRMSDYAGSKCAIIGMMEALDSEMYHGGKQGIKTTIICPYFVNTKLAKGFQTQNHLFLPVYDAEYVASKIMDAIQKEKFYLIMPPTLRTLAFKLLVPRKMVLLFESCLKIANSLDKAFGRKKKD, from the exons ATGTTCAACTTCAGAAGCATCCTGAAGATACTACAGTTCCTgaaattattgatttttttattttttgagaatttCATCTTATTCATATTTCctccatgcaaaaaaaaaacttttgctGGGGAAATAGTGCTTATTACTGGCTCCGCAAATGGGATTGGAAGGCAGATTGCCTTAAATTTTGCTCCTTTGGGAGCAACCTTGGTTCTTTGGGACATTGATGATGAAGGTAACAAAGAAACAAGCAGATTAGCCCAAAAAAATGGAGCTAAACGAGTGTTTGCCTACCACTGTGACTGCAGCAATAGGGAGGAGGTCTATGAACAGGCAGACAAG gTTAGAAAAGAAGTTGGGGATGTTACTATTCTAATCAATAACGCTGGCATACTGCTTGGGAAAAAGTTTTGTGACATTCCAGATGCAGATTTTGAAAAGACCTTAAGAGTCAACTTCCTCTCTCAAGTCTGg ACTTGCAAGGCCTTCCTTCCAGCCATGATGACCTATAACCGTGGACACCTGGTTAGCGTAGCCAGTGCAGCAGGATTGTTGGGAGTCCACAGAATGTCAG ATTATGCTGGAAGTAAATGTGCAATCATTGGAATGATGGAAGCCTTAGATTCGGAAATGTATCATGGAGGAAAACAAGGCATTAAAACCACAATCATTTGCCCTTATTTTGTTAACACTAAATTAGCTAAAGGTTTTCAAACCCA AAAccacctttttcttcctgtttatgATGCAGAGTATGTAGCCAGCAAGATCATGGATgcaattcaaaaggaaaagttttatcTAATCATGCCTCCGACTTTACGCACTCTTGCTTTCAAACT TCTTGTTCCTAGGAAAATGGTACTACTCTTTGAATCTTGCCTTAAGATTGCCAACAGCTTGGATAAAGCCTTTGGTcggaaaaaaaaggattga
- the PENK gene encoding proenkephalin-A, which translates to MALLLRLGCSLLALSTCLLAGARADCGRDCAACAYRLGPRAAIHPLACTLECEGKLPSAKAWETCKELLQLAKLDLSEDGNIAPGDKKELDENHLLAKKYGGFMKRYGGFMKKMDELYRVEPEDEANRGEILAKRYGGFMKKDSDDDTLANSSDLLKELLGTGNNPEAGHYREINENDGDVSKRYGGFMRSVKRSPELEDEAKELQKRYGGFMRRVGRPEWWLDYQKRYGGFLKRFADSILPSEEDGETYSKEVPEMEKRYGGFMRF; encoded by the exons ATGGCGTTGCTCCTGAGACTCGGCTGCTCGCTGCTAGCCCTCAGCACCTGCCTGCTCGCCGGGGCGCGGGCGGACTGCGGCCGCGACTGCGCGGCCTGCGCCTACCGCCTGGGACCCCGCGCCGCCATCCACCCCCTG GCATGCACACTAGAGTGTGAAGGAAAGCTGCCTTCTGCCAAAGCCTGGGAGACCTGCAAGGAGCTCTTGCAACTGGCAAAGCTGGATCTTTCTGAGGATGGCAACATTGCTCCAGGAGACAAGAAAGAGCTGGATGAAAACCATTTGCTTGCAAAGAAGTATGGAGGCTTCATGAAAAGATACGGGGGGTTCATGAAGAAGATGGATGAGCTCTATCGGGTAGAACCGGAGGACGAAGCTAACAGAGGAGAAATCCTGGCTAAGAGGTATGGAGGGTTTATGAAGAAAGACTCGGACGACGATACCCTTGCTAATTCCTCTGATCTGCTGAAGGAGCTTCTAGGAACAGGGAATAATCCTGAAGCAGGGCATTACCGAGAGATAAATGAAAACGACGGGGACGTCAGCAAAAGATATGGAGGCTTCATGAGAAGCGTAAAGCGCAGCCCCGAATTGGAAGATGAAGCCAAAGAGCTGCAAAAGAGATACGGTGGTTTCATGAGAAGAGTGGGCAGGCCAGAATGGTGGCTGGATTACCAGAAACGATACGGTGGGTTTCTTAAGCGCTTCGCTGACTCCATTCTCCCTTCAGAAGAAGATGGGGAAACTTATTCCAAAGAGGTcccagagatggaaaagagatATGGTGGATTTATGAGATTTTAA